One genomic segment of Caldilineales bacterium includes these proteins:
- a CDS encoding CBS domain-containing protein, translating into MLVRDAMTPHPITISPQMTLPEIDKIFREHRIRRAPVMDNGRLVGIISDHDLMANLPSPATTLSRWEVNALLDKLQARDFMTHPVYVIAPDCPLEEVARVMNEKKFGAMPVMEGDQLVGIVTESDIFRTFVSMLSGGDVPGLRFELRAERQTGVVAETARLVNEHGGRVITLVTVNEADGLHKRLLVKEEGANAEALRQALAASDIEVLDIRQRRQCSVFAVG; encoded by the coding sequence ATGTTGGTCCGCGATGCCATGACCCCGCACCCAATCACGATTTCACCCCAGATGACCCTGCCCGAAATCGACAAAATCTTCCGCGAGCACAGGATCCGCCGGGCGCCGGTGATGGACAACGGCCGTCTGGTGGGCATCATCTCGGACCACGACCTGATGGCCAATCTGCCCTCGCCCGCCACCACCCTCAGCCGATGGGAGGTCAACGCCCTGCTCGACAAGCTTCAGGCCCGTGATTTCATGACCCACCCGGTCTACGTCATCGCCCCCGATTGCCCGCTGGAAGAGGTGGCCCGGGTGATGAACGAGAAGAAATTCGGCGCCATGCCGGTGATGGAGGGAGACCAGCTGGTGGGCATTGTCACCGAGAGCGACATCTTCCGCACCTTTGTCTCCATGCTCAGCGGCGGCGATGTGCCGGGATTGCGCTTCGAACTGCGGGCCGAACGCCAGACCGGGGTGGTGGCCGAAACCGCCCGGCTGGTGAACGAGCACGGCGGCCGGGTGATCACACTCGTCACCGTCAACGAAGCCGACGGCCTGCACAAGCGCCTGCTGGTGAAGGAGGAAGGCGCCAACGCCGAGGCCCTGCGGCAGGCATTGGCAGCGAGCGACATCGAGGTGCTGGACATCCGCCAGCGCCGCCAGTGTTCCGTCTTTGCGGTGGGATGA
- a CDS encoding M20/M25/M40 family metallo-hydrolase, translating into MKDLIRELVAAYGPSGFEDEVRAIILRHARPWADEVKTDTMGNLYVRKRGDGSGRRIMLAAHMDEIGLIVTHREENGLLRFAAVGYVTPKILLGGRVRFANGALGVVSHDGGIRAELMDGELPEIGRWYIDVGEAECGVGEVAAFVRPYDEMGSRIVGGGLDDRVGCAVLVEVLRRLKSSPHDLTFTFTVQEEFGTRGAGVAAFELEPDIGLAIDLTATGDTPRPATRLAARLGGGPAIKVADSGMIAHPRLREALVQTARQHDIPYQLEVFPHGYTDAAAIQTVRGGVIAGGVLIPCRYLHTHSEMVAEADIEHAVQLLVAFLGQPWPPDGREA; encoded by the coding sequence GTGAAGGATCTGATCCGGGAACTGGTCGCCGCCTATGGCCCCTCCGGCTTCGAGGACGAGGTGCGAGCGATCATCCTCCGCCATGCCCGGCCCTGGGCCGACGAGGTCAAAACCGATACGATGGGCAACTTGTACGTGCGCAAACGCGGCGATGGCAGCGGCAGGCGCATCATGCTGGCCGCGCACATGGACGAGATCGGGCTGATCGTCACCCATCGCGAAGAAAACGGCCTGCTGCGCTTTGCGGCTGTGGGCTATGTCACGCCCAAAATCCTCTTGGGCGGGCGCGTGCGCTTTGCCAACGGCGCCCTGGGCGTGGTCAGCCATGATGGCGGCATCAGGGCGGAGTTGATGGACGGCGAGCTGCCCGAGATCGGGCGCTGGTATATCGACGTCGGCGAAGCCGAGTGCGGTGTGGGCGAGGTGGCGGCCTTCGTGCGGCCCTATGACGAGATGGGCAGCCGCATCGTCGGCGGGGGGCTGGATGACCGCGTGGGCTGTGCCGTGCTGGTCGAGGTTCTGCGCCGCCTGAAGTCATCGCCCCACGACCTCACCTTCACCTTCACCGTGCAAGAGGAATTCGGGACGAGGGGCGCGGGCGTGGCGGCTTTCGAGCTGGAGCCGGACATCGGCCTGGCCATCGACCTGACGGCCACCGGGGACACGCCCCGGCCCGCCACCCGTCTGGCCGCCAGGCTGGGCGGCGGCCCGGCCATCAAAGTGGCAGACAGCGGCATGATCGCCCACCCGCGGCTGCGCGAGGCTCTGGTGCAGACGGCCCGCCAACACGACATCCCCTACCAGCTCGAAGTCTTCCCCCACGGCTACACCGACGCCGCCGCTATCCAGACGGTGCGCGGGGGCGTGATCGCGGGCGGGGTGCTCATCCCCTGCCGCTATCTCCACACCCACTCCGAGATGGTGGCGGAGGCCGATATCGAGCACGCCGTCCAGCTCCTCGTCGCCTTCCTCGGCCAACCCTGGCCGCCGGACGGTCGTGAAGCGTGA
- a CDS encoding OsmC family peroxiredoxin: protein MAVRHAEAIWHGTLKEGAGTMKVASGYFDVPFTFGSRFEEDKGTNPEELIGAAHAGCFSMFLSSLLTNAGYPPTRVHTTATVHLRQGPTITLIELKTEVSAPGLEDARLQELAIEAKSKCPVSKALAGGPEIQLTAQLV from the coding sequence ATGGCAGTTCGACATGCCGAGGCCATCTGGCACGGCACGCTCAAAGAAGGCGCTGGTACGATGAAAGTGGCCAGTGGCTATTTCGATGTCCCGTTCACCTTCGGCTCGCGCTTCGAAGAGGACAAAGGCACCAACCCCGAAGAACTCATCGGCGCCGCCCATGCCGGTTGCTTTTCGATGTTCCTCTCGTCGCTGCTCACCAACGCCGGCTATCCCCCCACCCGTGTGCACACCACCGCCACCGTCCATCTGCGTCAGGGGCCGACCATCACCCTTATCGAGCTAAAGACCGAGGTTTCGGCGCCAGGTCTGGAGGATGCCAGGTTGCAGGAACTGGCGATCGAGGCCAAGTCGAAATGCCCCGTCTCCAAGGCGCTGGCCGGCGGGCCTGAGATTCAGCTTACCGCACAACTGGTCTGA
- a CDS encoding DUF11 domain-containing protein has translation MLVALAGLLLLGREATQSAPSPGVHLTDTRPNGLTLTLEAPAFTLSPSPTVPGAQRLTVADPTYGFTGAPGQARLPAQSVLIGIPVDAEVSLRLIEDRVQTAKAAVWLEPIPFEQPESAAEDEAASAEPTYIGTEQVYPATATTTADYAPVVLAEPGFLRDQRLVRLTFQPFEYRANRELRLHQRLRVEVTFSRTPSPSPARPDPYFEPLFRQSLINYEQARVWRQPAASLSPAALAAPAAPVSGGGLPPTRLRIHTDREGIYAITYNDIAATGANLSKIVPRTFRLESQGVERAIVVEGEADGRFDPGDVILFFGQGSTSRYTRERVYWLSWGAGEGLRMSGRNVEPQRGGDLVSGYVQTDHIERNTTYLSSVPPSGEADRWYWDRYQVGGRNPIDTLTYTVPITAPLPGLTATLRVTARGFTTWFGIDPDHRLVFYVNDQQVGSDAWDGQEMMDETMSFPSEWLHEGDNVIKVFAPDDTGASTDVGYVNFFRLTYPRQLQALDDRLIFSRDQGGRDLFQVGSFAGEPVEAYDLSDPTRPIRLEGGVLAGGVFSFSDDSPAATRFLTQTPARRLRPAAISGDAATTYRSPDNQADYLIISHADFLNAIAPLGAYRQSQGLRVLIIDVQDIYDEFSDGEATPEAIRSFLDYAFHNWQAPAPAYVLLVGDGTYDPLNYKGSDKKNYIPPLLALVDPFLKETATDNRLVTVAGADALPDLYIGRFPANSPAEVTTMVNKTVQYETQPWPGDWKNRVLFVADNADTAGDFAALSDQVADHLLPAGAYADEKQKIYLGVTHTSSIAARSDIISAFNSGLFLSNYTGHGQVQHWASEFVFRVEDSSNLANGPRLPVHLSMTCLDGRFHEIGGDSQAETLLRNPSGGAVAVWAATGLGVAHGHDFMHRGFYSALFQHGQTNLGALVEAGKLELYTGDALGIFQDLLDTFVLLGDPALNLGLAATDLAIEPVAGPAQPLAPGDLLALRYRVRNLGQMPAPDVSVAVSLPPLSDLTASSESGPVTIEPGPPSRFGLGEIKAGASVELKITGVLAEGAALGAFAVSAEASASWQDGNPANNISPQLLIQIIGPDAGEPNDIRQQANTLTIPGRLVERSYYPANDQDWFSFVAEAGVHYRFATEGLSPGGDTLLVLYDADGRELRRSDNAGPGAPWSVIDWQAPTGGVFYVMVTRPHSVDAAGSFLYDLAATRDFQHFLPVLRFDKEKPPATATATATPTPTRTPTPTPTFTPTPQPTATPTPRPTATPGGEVCMPSLESVLPLSGAPKALIATGNRVLVGLYDISAVAVVDDQTQDVLGSHTSGGVLPNGLAVWNNRYYVSHRNDNSVSIFDLSDDRLLTRFNVGAMPWGLAVGADNRLYVANFDSDTVTIHDPISGARTNTVALSGRPSLVLSYNGRIWVTRQEGATGLVSISAGGAIVTQMAGVPAGATYMAADGRTGLLYVSHPGLGRIYVVDTNLGKVTATFVAPGAPYALTVNTATDQLYAVDAARSVLYVLDLATGAFLGQMSVGLQTVEHGGQGLALLNGRLYVANDFERTVTVYRAGSCAN, from the coding sequence GTGTTGGTCGCTCTCGCCGGGCTTCTGCTCCTGGGCCGCGAGGCCACGCAGTCCGCGCCCTCGCCCGGCGTCCACCTGACCGACACCCGCCCGAACGGACTGACGCTGACCCTGGAAGCGCCCGCCTTCACGCTTTCGCCCAGCCCGACTGTTCCCGGCGCCCAGCGCCTGACCGTAGCCGACCCCACCTACGGTTTCACCGGTGCGCCCGGCCAGGCCCGCCTGCCCGCCCAATCGGTGCTGATCGGCATCCCGGTCGATGCCGAGGTCAGTCTGCGGCTGATAGAGGACAGGGTGCAGACGGCCAAAGCGGCGGTGTGGCTGGAGCCGATCCCCTTCGAGCAGCCAGAAAGCGCCGCTGAGGACGAGGCGGCGTCGGCAGAACCGACTTACATCGGCACAGAACAGGTCTATCCCGCCACCGCCACCACCACCGCCGATTATGCGCCAGTGGTGCTCGCCGAACCCGGCTTCCTGCGCGACCAGCGCCTGGTGCGCCTGACCTTCCAACCCTTCGAGTACCGGGCCAACCGCGAATTGCGCCTCCACCAGCGGCTGCGGGTCGAGGTCACTTTCTCCCGCACCCCGTCGCCCTCCCCTGCCCGCCCGGATCCCTACTTCGAGCCGCTGTTCCGGCAGTCGCTGATCAACTACGAGCAGGCCCGCGTCTGGCGCCAGCCCGCGGCCTCGCTGTCGCCCGCGGCGCTGGCTGCACCCGCAGCGCCTGTTTCTGGCGGCGGCCTGCCCCCCACCCGGCTGCGCATCCATACCGATCGCGAAGGGATCTATGCCATCACCTATAACGACATCGCCGCCACGGGCGCCAATCTGTCCAAGATCGTCCCCCGCACCTTCCGCCTGGAAAGCCAGGGCGTCGAACGCGCCATCGTCGTCGAAGGCGAAGCCGACGGGCGCTTCGACCCCGGCGATGTGATTTTGTTCTTCGGCCAGGGTTCCACCAGTCGCTATACGCGCGAAAGGGTCTACTGGCTTTCGTGGGGAGCGGGCGAGGGTCTGCGCATGAGCGGTCGCAATGTCGAGCCGCAACGCGGGGGCGACCTGGTTTCGGGCTATGTTCAGACCGACCACATCGAGCGCAACACCACCTATCTCAGTTCGGTGCCGCCTTCGGGCGAGGCCGACCGCTGGTATTGGGATCGATACCAGGTGGGCGGGCGCAACCCCATCGACACACTGACCTACACCGTCCCCATCACTGCCCCCCTGCCCGGCCTGACGGCAACCTTGCGCGTCACGGCCCGCGGGTTCACAACCTGGTTTGGCATCGACCCCGACCACCGTCTCGTTTTTTATGTCAACGACCAACAGGTAGGCAGCGACGCCTGGGACGGTCAGGAGATGATGGATGAGACGATGAGCTTCCCCAGCGAGTGGCTGCATGAGGGAGACAATGTCATCAAGGTCTTCGCACCCGACGACACCGGCGCCAGCACCGACGTCGGCTACGTCAATTTCTTCCGCCTGACCTACCCGCGCCAGTTGCAGGCGCTCGACGACCGCCTGATCTTCAGCCGCGACCAGGGCGGACGGGACTTGTTCCAGGTGGGCAGCTTTGCCGGCGAACCGGTGGAGGCCTATGACCTCAGCGACCCGACCCGGCCCATCCGGCTGGAAGGCGGCGTCCTGGCCGGGGGTGTGTTCAGCTTCAGCGATGATAGCCCGGCTGCGACCCGTTTCCTGACCCAGACCCCGGCCCGCCGGCTGCGCCCGGCCGCGATCAGCGGCGACGCGGCCACCACCTATCGCTCGCCCGACAACCAGGCCGACTACCTGATCATCAGCCACGCCGACTTCTTGAACGCCATCGCCCCGTTGGGCGCCTATCGCCAGAGCCAGGGCCTGCGCGTGCTGATCATCGACGTACAGGACATCTACGACGAATTCAGTGACGGCGAAGCCACGCCCGAGGCCATCCGCTCCTTCCTCGATTATGCCTTCCACAACTGGCAGGCGCCGGCCCCAGCCTATGTGCTGTTAGTGGGCGATGGCACCTACGACCCCCTCAACTACAAAGGCAGCGACAAGAAGAACTACATCCCGCCCTTGCTGGCCCTGGTGGACCCTTTCCTGAAAGAAACGGCCACCGACAACCGCCTGGTCACGGTCGCGGGCGCAGACGCCCTCCCCGATCTCTACATCGGTCGTTTTCCGGCCAACAGCCCCGCCGAAGTAACGACCATGGTCAACAAGACGGTGCAGTATGAAACACAGCCCTGGCCGGGCGACTGGAAGAACCGGGTGTTGTTCGTGGCCGACAACGCCGACACGGCCGGCGACTTTGCCGCCCTGTCGGACCAGGTGGCCGACCATTTGTTGCCCGCCGGGGCGTATGCCGATGAGAAGCAGAAAATCTACCTGGGTGTCACGCACACCTCGTCCATCGCCGCTCGCTCCGACATCATCAGCGCCTTCAACAGCGGCCTCTTCCTCAGCAACTACACTGGCCACGGGCAGGTGCAGCACTGGGCCTCAGAATTCGTCTTTCGGGTCGAGGACTCCAGCAACCTGGCCAATGGCCCCCGCCTGCCCGTCCACCTTTCCATGACCTGTCTCGATGGCCGCTTCCACGAGATCGGCGGCGATTCCCAAGCTGAAACCCTCCTGCGCAACCCGTCGGGCGGGGCGGTGGCGGTTTGGGCGGCCACCGGGCTGGGTGTGGCCCACGGCCATGACTTCATGCACCGGGGCTTCTATAGCGCCCTGTTCCAACACGGGCAGACCAACCTGGGGGCGCTGGTCGAGGCCGGGAAACTGGAACTCTACACCGGCGATGCGCTGGGCATCTTCCAGGATTTGCTCGACACCTTCGTCCTGCTGGGCGACCCCGCCCTGAACCTGGGCCTGGCCGCCACCGACCTGGCCATCGAGCCGGTGGCCGGGCCGGCGCAGCCGTTGGCGCCGGGCGACCTCCTGGCCCTGCGCTATCGGGTTCGCAACCTGGGCCAGATGCCAGCGCCGGATGTCAGCGTTGCGGTCTCGTTGCCGCCGCTCAGCGACCTGACAGCCAGCAGCGAAAGCGGGCCGGTGACGATTGAGCCAGGCCCCCCCTCTCGCTTCGGCCTGGGCGAGATCAAGGCCGGCGCCAGCGTGGAACTGAAGATCACCGGTGTGCTGGCCGAAGGCGCGGCGCTAGGGGCCTTCGCTGTCAGCGCCGAAGCCAGCGCCAGCTGGCAGGATGGCAACCCGGCCAACAACATCAGCCCGCAGCTGCTGATCCAGATCATCGGCCCCGACGCCGGCGAGCCGAACGATATCCGGCAGCAGGCGAACACCCTCACCATCCCCGGCCGGCTGGTCGAGCGCAGCTACTATCCGGCCAACGACCAGGACTGGTTCAGCTTCGTGGCCGAGGCCGGGGTGCACTACCGCTTCGCCACCGAGGGATTGTCACCGGGCGGCGACACCCTGCTCGTCCTCTACGATGCCGACGGCCGCGAGTTGCGACGGAGCGACAACGCCGGGCCGGGCGCGCCCTGGTCGGTGATCGACTGGCAGGCCCCGACCGGCGGCGTCTTCTACGTCATGGTCACACGTCCGCATAGCGTCGATGCTGCCGGCAGCTTCCTCTACGACCTGGCAGCCACGCGCGACTTCCAGCATTTCTTGCCGGTGTTGCGGTTCGACAAGGAAAAGCCCCCGGCTACCGCCACGGCCACCGCCACACCCACCCCCACCCGCACCCCCACACCCACCCCCACCTTCACACCCACGCCCCAGCCCACGGCCACGCCCACACCCCGGCCCACGGCCACGCCCGGCGGCGAGGTGTGTATGCCCAGCCTGGAGAGCGTTCTGCCGCTATCGGGTGCGCCCAAGGCCCTGATCGCCACCGGCAATCGGGTGTTGGTCGGGTTGTACGACATCAGCGCCGTGGCGGTGGTGGACGACCAGACGCAAGACGTGCTGGGCTCGCACACCAGCGGCGGCGTGCTGCCCAACGGCCTGGCCGTCTGGAACAATCGCTATTATGTCAGCCACCGCAATGATAACTCCGTCTCCATCTTCGATCTCAGCGACGACCGGCTCCTGACCCGTTTCAACGTGGGGGCGATGCCGTGGGGATTGGCGGTCGGCGCCGACAACCGGCTTTATGTCGCCAATTTCGACTCCGACACCGTCACCATCCACGACCCCATCAGCGGCGCTCGCACCAACACGGTCGCCCTCAGCGGCCGGCCGTCGCTGGTGCTGTCGTACAACGGCCGCATTTGGGTCACGCGGCAGGAAGGCGCCACCGGTCTGGTCTCGATCTCGGCGGGCGGGGCCATCGTCACCCAGATGGCGGGCGTGCCGGCCGGCGCCACCTACATGGCCGCCGATGGCCGCACAGGGCTGCTCTATGTCAGCCATCCCGGGCTGGGGCGCATCTATGTCGTCGATACCAACCTGGGCAAGGTGACGGCCACCTTCGTCGCCCCCGGCGCGCCCTATGCCCTAACCGTGAACACCGCCACCGATCAACTCTACGCCGTGGACGCCGCCCGAAGCGTGCTCTACGTCCTCGACCTCGCCACCGGCGCCTTCCTGGGCCAGATGTCGGTGGGTCTGCAGACGGTCGAGCACGGCGGGCAGGGTCTGGCCCTGCTGAATGGACGGCTTTATGTGGCCAACGACTTCGAGCGGACGGTCACGGTGTACCGCGCCGGGTCTTGCGCCAACTGA